A window of Chryseobacterium sp. IHB B 17019 genomic DNA:
TATTTTTGTTTCTTCTATAAGTTTCCAATTATTTATTACCGGCTCTTTATAAGTGAGTAATGACATTCCGGCTGATCTAAAATATTGTACATTTTCATTTGATTGAATTATAGTAAAAGATAAACCTGTTTTTGGAATCTCTACGTCTTTTTTCCAGCCCAGAGTTATACTTCCATCGGAATTATGTGTCGTTGTTCCTGAAGTCGCCATTACCGAATCGCCTTTCAGCGATACTGAACTTGCGAAAAATGCACGATTATCAGCTATCTGTAATGAGAAAAGCTCTTCGTATCTATTATCAGTTCGTGTATCAGATTTAGCTTTTAACTGATAAATGAACTCACCACGCAAAAAATCCTGCTTGTATGATTGAGTATAAGATAAAACACTATAAAATAAAATGGATAATTGTAGTAGCTTTTTATGGTAATACATAATTGTTGTTTTATTATAAATTGCACTTATAGTGGAAGTTCTTACACTATAAGTGCTTAAATTTAGATTAGTTTCCCGTTAAATGGATGTTATCGCTTTAATATATTTTTAATTCAATCGGGTTATATTCTTTTGCTACAACTGGTGCTCTTTTAGTAATAGTTTGGATAATTTCCGGATCATCAATTAATTCTTTGAATTTATTAATATCCTGCATAGACTTTCTTTTTTGATCAAATACTTTTGATTTGTCAACTAATTTTGCATTTTTATACATATTAGCAGAGTTGCATATATATTTTCGTTTTCCAAATTTATATAATGAATAGTGATAATCATCTTTATCGTCATATACCTCTAAAATCAGTCCTGGTAATCCACTGAATTTATAAGGTCCAAAAGGAAAAGGAATATCTTTTGCAAACCATGCTACCCATGTTCTTCCATATTTTTTAGCTATTGCTTTTTGAACTTTATATTTTCCTATTGTTTTAAAATCATTTTGCAATTGCCAGCTTATGTTATTATCTTCTTCATATCTAAAGTTTTTATTATATACAGCTAGACTTACATATACTTTAGAAGAAGTAATACCAATCGTTTCGGGAAAATTACTATAATATTTTCCTGTCATTTTCATGTCATTATAAGCATTTCCTGACAAAATAATCTGCTTTTCATTTATTAATGAATCCTTTATATACTTATTCATATTCTTAAAATATGATTCATTCTGATTTAGTAATAAAGCAAAAGTAGTTTTGCTTTTTGCTACATCTGTGGTAAAATCTTTATAATTCAATTCATAATCCGCCTCATATTCAACATTGAATTTTATTTGGGATGATACTTTTGTAAATAAAAATATCATAATAACTAAATAATACTTCATAATAAATGTGGTAGTTGTCGAAACAACTACCATTTAAATTTTAATGTCCGTAAATTACTATTTGTGAAGCATGAGTATTTGAATTGCAAAGAA
This region includes:
- a CDS encoding GLPGLI family protein; this encodes MKYYLVIMIFLFTKVSSQIKFNVEYEADYELNYKDFTTDVAKSKTTFALLLNQNESYFKNMNKYIKDSLINEKQIILSGNAYNDMKMTGKYYSNFPETIGITSSKVYVSLAVYNKNFRYEEDNNISWQLQNDFKTIGKYKVQKAIAKKYGRTWVAWFAKDIPFPFGPYKFSGLPGLILEVYDDKDDYHYSLYKFGKRKYICNSANMYKNAKLVDKSKVFDQKRKSMQDINKFKELIDDPEIIQTITKRAPVVAKEYNPIELKIY
- a CDS encoding GLPGLI family protein, which gives rise to MYYHKKLLQLSILFYSVLSYTQSYKQDFLRGEFIYQLKAKSDTRTDNRYEELFSLQIADNRAFFASSVSLKGDSVMATSGTTTHNSDGSITLGWKKDVEIPKTGLSFTIIQSNENVQYFRSAGMSLLTYKEPVINNWKLIEETKIINTINCKKAEVTLKGRNWIAWYSPEIPLPYGPYKFSGLPGLIVKITDDKGDWDFELVKSVPVSKLKGKVINIKKSRYTEAIETTQPKLKEAVRNADANAAAALASYGTTIIKGQEMLREREKQREENKKYENPLELSN